CCGAACTGCAAATTCGCTGGCTACCGCTGCCTAAGGCTATCGCATGGCTTGCGGCTTGCGTCGTCGCCATCGGTCTGATGACGGTCTACATTAACCCGGTATTTGGCTATCTCACGCACATCGCCGTCTCGGTAATGAGCAGCCTTGGACTCAACGTAACAATGCCTGAGCTGCAGCCTGACGCCTTCCCGTTCTGGGATTCCTGCATGATGGTGCTTTCCATCGCAGCGATGATTTTGATGACGCGAAAATACGTCGAAAACTGGCTGCTGTGGGTCATCATCAATGTGATAAGCGTGGTGATCTTTGCCTTGCAGGGCGTTTACGCGATGTCGCTGGAATATCTGCTTCTCACGTTTATTGCCCTCAACGGCAGTCGGATGTGGATTAACAGCGCGCGTCAGCGTGGCTCACGCGCACTTTCCCGTTAATGATGGTGATGATGTGAATGATCGGGCTGCGTCTCATTGAGATGGCAGTCCGGTCCATTACAGGGCTGATACTCCATCTGAATGGTGACGTGTGAAATAGTGTAGTGATGCTCAAGAAAGTGCTGAATACGGCCCAGCAACGCATCATGGTCATGCGGAGGAATAACCTGAACATGCAGCGTCATGACGGGTTTCTCGCCCACCTGCCAAACGTGAACGTGGTGAACATTACGCACTTCCGGAATGGAGCGAGACAGATTGCGTTTTAGCGCAGGAATATCCATCGAAACCGGCGCGCCTTCCAGCAGTTCATTTACGCTCTCCCGCAACAAACCCCAGGCGCT
This sequence is a window from Enterobacter sp. 638. Protein-coding genes within it:
- the pnuC gene encoding nicotinamide riboside transporter PnuC, which translates into the protein MDFFSTQNILVHIPIGAGGYDLSWIEAVGTIAGLLCIWLASLEKISNYAFGLVNVTLFAIIFFQIQLYASLLLQLFFFAANIYGWYAWSRQNSQQEAELQIRWLPLPKAIAWLAACVVAIGLMTVYINPVFGYLTHIAVSVMSSLGLNVTMPELQPDAFPFWDSCMMVLSIAAMILMTRKYVENWLLWVIINVISVVIFALQGVYAMSLEYLLLTFIALNGSRMWINSARQRGSRALSR